The Vibrio aphrogenes genomic interval ACATACCTTTATTGAATCCGTATAAGAAGCGATGCTTGAGCCGTAAGTGATGGTGGTACCGTAAGCGCTCAGAGGCAACCTTGAGCGCTTAGTGGGTGATTAGAATAAACGGTTTAATCCATTTAATGCTGCCACACGGTAAGCTTCCGCCATGGTTGGGTAGTTGAAGGTGGTATTCACAAAATATTCAATGGTATTGGCTGGGCCTTTTTGCTCCATAATGGCTTGGCCGATATGAATAATTTCAGCGGCACGTTCACCAAAGCAATGGATGCCTAAAATCTGTTTAGTATCCCGGTGAAAAAGAATTTTTAGACTCCCAATATCTTTACCTGCAATTTGAGCGCGCGCTAAGTGTTTAAACGATGCTCGGCCGACTTCATAAGGTACTTTCGCGGCTGTTAATTCCTGCTCGGTTTTGCCAACAGAGCTGATTTCAGGAATGGTATAAATCCCAGTTGGAATATCTTCAATTAAGAAGGTGTCAGCTTTCCCTTTCGCAATTGCTTGGGCCACAAAGCGGCCTTGATCATAAGCGGCGCTGGCTAGGCTTGGGTAACCAATCACATCCCCAACCGCATAGACATGTTCTACCTCGGTTTGATAACCGTGATTGACCGTTAATTGGCCACGTGAATCGGGTTTGAGTCCAACCAATTCTAAATTTAAAGTGTCGGTGTTGCCGGTTCGACCATTAGCATACAGCAAACAATCGGCCTTCATTTTTTTACCCGACTCAAGGTGCACAATGACCCCATCGTCGGTTCCTTCAATTTTACTGTAGGTTTCGTCGTTACGGATCACGACACCGCTATTCCAAAAGTGATAAGACAGCGCGTCAGAGGTTTCGTTATCTAAAAAGGCTAACAAACGGTCACGAGTATTAATGAGGTCCGTTTTCACTTCTAAGCCTCGGAAAATTGAGGCGTATTCACACCCAATCACGCCAGCGCCATAAATAATGATGTGTCGAGGGTCGTGTTTTAGGTTCAGAATGGTATCGCTGTTATAGATGCGCTCATGGGTAAAGTCGACATCTTGGGGTTGGTAAGGGCGTGAACCGGTTGCAATGACAAATTTATCTGCAGTGTATTGTTCTGTTGTGCCATCAACTTGAGCCACTGAAATGCTGTTTGGCCCGGTAAAAGACGCCTGACCAAATAATAAGGTACAACTGTTGCGATCATAAAAGCCTTGGCGTAAGCGAGTTTGCTTATCGATAACAGTTTTGGCGTGATCTAAAATGTTAGAAAAAGAGGCTGTGAGGCTAGTATTGTTTTTACAAAATAATGGGTTGTTATTGAATTCAATGATGCGACTTACCGCATGACGAAGAGCTTTGGAAGGAATGGTGCCCCAATGGGTACATCCTCCGCCAACACTACTTTCTTTTTCAATGATTGCAACGTGTAGACCTGCTTTTGCTAAGCCCATGGCAGCACCTTCACCGCCCGGGCCACTGCCAATGACAATGACATCAAAGTGTGTTGAATCCATCATGCTCTTCCTTTGAAATAGGTTAAATCCTGAAAGCGTTACGGTAATGTTAACCGCTAGAGATGAATAGTAACGCATTCATCTTATTGGTAAATATTAGAGGTAACAGACAGTCGTTAAGATCACATAGATAAGGCGTTTGAGGTTTAATTTTAGAGTTGTGGTACTGAATTCCGATTGAGAGAATAGTCGCTGACGAGATTTATCGGTATATTACTTTTTACCTTGAACTATTGAGAAACATTATGGGCATTCGAGCACAACAAAAAGAAAAAACGCGTCGTTCATTAATTGATGCCGCTTTTGGGCAACTCAGTGCCGACCGAGGTTTTTCTAATTTAAGTCTGCGTGAAGTCTCGCGTGAAGCGGGGATCGCGCCAACCTCTTTTTATCGTCATTTTAAAGATATGGATGAATTGGGATTGGTGATGGTGGATGAAGGCGGGCTATTGTTGCGCCAATTAATGCGTCAAGCTCGGCAACGTATTGTGGCTGAAGGGAGTTTGATTCGAACCTCGGTACAGACTTTTATGGAGTTCATTAAGCAAAGTCCTAACGTTTTTCGCCTGTTGTTGCGTGAGCGTTCCGGGACATCGGCAGAGTTTCGTGCTGCAGTGGCGCGTGAGGTGCAACATTTTGGCGCTGAACTTACCGAATACCTCGTGCGTGCAGGCGTTGAGCAGGAGTTGGCCGCCATTCAAGCAGAAGCGTCGGTGACGATTGTTTTCACTTCCGGCGCGGAGGCTTTAGATTTGGATGAAGAAGCAAGGAATGTGCTGGCTGAACGAATGATTTTACAATTAAGGATGTTAGCCAAAGGCACGACCTTAATGAAAGGGTCGATAAAAAGTAGCCTGTAGGTGGGTTATGATTATCACCAAGCCGCTCATGGAATGACTTCATGAGCGGCTTTGCTGTTTTGTGGCTTAATGGATAATGAGCTAATGAAATGTGATAGTTAAGCTGTTTTGCGTTCCAAAAATACCCCTACTTCCATATGATGAGTAAATGGGAACTGATCGAATAGAGCAAAACGAGTGATATTATGCGTTTGTGCCAAAATAGACAGGTTGTCTTTCAAGGTTTCTGGATTACAAGAGATGTACATGATTCGCTCATAACCTTGCACCATTTTACACGTCCCTTCATCCATGCCTGAGCGTGGTGGATCGACAAAAATGGTATTACAGTTGTAACTGGTTAAATCAATACCGTTATCTTTTAGGCGGCGAAATTCCCGCTTGCCTTCCATTGCATCGGTAAAATCTTCGGCTGACATGCGAATGATTTGTACATTATCAATGTGATTGGCTTGAATGTTGTATTGCGCAGAATCCACCGAGGGTTTTGCCAGTTCAGTCGCCAAGACGCGCTCGAAGTTTTGCGCTAAGGCCAGTGAGAAATTACCGTTACCACAGTACAGCTCTAATAAGTCGCCTTGACTGTCTTGAGTGCAATCTACCGCCCATTCCAACATCTTTTGCGCCACGATGCCATTAGGTTGAGTGAAGCTATTTTCGACTTGTTGGTAAATGTAAGGTTTACCATTAACTTGCAACTTTTCAACCACGTAATCACGGTCCATCACCAGTTTCATTTTACGGGCACGGCCAATTAAATCTAAGTTAAAACCTTCTTCATTGAGTCGTTGTTTTAAGCGTCGTGCTTCTTGTTGCCAAGCGTCATCCAATTGGCGATGGTAAAGGAGAGACACTAAAACTTCACCGCTTAAGGTCGAGAGAAAATCCACTTGGAACAATTTAGTGCGTAATATCGGGCAGCCTTTCATCGCATCCATCAGTAATGGCATTAAATCATTGATTAAGCGGCTTGCGGTTGGAAATTGATCGACGCGATATTTCTGGCGAGTGGCTTGATCGAACATGATGTAGTACATGTCTTCACCTTCATGCCACACGCGAAATTCAGCGCGCATACGATAATGTTGTTCAGGAGATTCAAACACTTCGATTTCTGGCGTAATAAAATCACCAAACATATCGCCTAAGCGGTGCAGCTTGTCTTCTAATTGTTGAGCATAGCTGATGGTGTCATGGGTGAGGTTTGCCATAAATGAAAGCCTTTTATTTGGAACAGAACAGGATAAAACAGGAGCGCAGATTTTATCCATCGAGTATCAGATGTCCAGTTTTGTTGTGCATCTATTGCTTTTTTGAATGAAACAAATAATTTTATCCACTTAACTTAACAATCAGTGGACATCAAAATCTTAGCACTTTACGATGCCAACTGCTGGTGCCAGACATCAATGTTATGGCTGAAAAAGGGAATTTGGTGCAAATCCAGAACTGACGCGCAGCGGTGATAAGAACGAAACTTTCCGGTTAAGAGCCAGACACTACCCAAAAGGTGGGAAGTTGAAAGAAGTAGGTGATAGTAAGGATAACTATCGAGCTTTCAGTCCGAATACCTGCCAGTGAATCAGAGCATTTGCTCATTGTGTTTCTCGCGTTTTAGGACTTTTAAAATAATGAAAACAATTTCTTTCGCAACAGGATTAACCACTGTTGCTAGCTGTGTGTTACTGGCTTTTCCTTCTTATGCTCAATCTTCTGAAGCCACTACCGATGTGATGTTAGTGACGGCTACTAAGCGTACCGAACCTATTACCAACCTCACCAGTCCGGTTATTGAAATTACCAAAGAAGAGATAACCCAATCTCAAGCCAATACTTTGTTTGATGTGTTACGCCAGCTTCCAGGTATCCAGTTGACACAAAATGGTGGGCCAAACCAACCAGCACGTGTGTATGTGCGTGGTAGCGGCAATGTCGTGGTGCTATTTAATGGGGTTCGCTTAGGGAGTGCTACATTAGGTTACTCGGATATTAGTCAGATTCCATTGGCTGGTGTGCAAAAAATTGAATACCTTCGAGGTTCTCGTGCTGCTGTATATGGGGCTGATGCGACGGCGGGGGTGATTAATATTATGACCAATGGAACCAACACAGAAACCACGGGGTCAGTAAAAGCCACGGGTGGTTCGGATGGCTATCAAAGTTATACTGGATCAGTCGCAATGGTACCTAGTGATAAAGCTTGGGTAAATATCACGGCACAGTATCAACATAGTGATGGTTACAATGTTGCTGAGTTTGGTAGTCAGGACCGTGATGGTTATGAAAATAGTAATGTAATCGCTGATTGGGGGGTACAACTTGATAATAATTGGCTGATTCGTATGAATGGTTATTATCATCAAGGTCAAACTGAATACGATTATGACCCGCTTTGGGGTCTCAGCGCAGATCAAAATAAAACCAATAATTACAGTGTTAATGGTCAGGTGATATATACCTCAGAACGTTTTGTTTCCAATTTAACTTACGCTAATAGCGAAGATAAATCGAAAACGCAACATAATGTACCTTCATCTCAAACGGTGACGCAAACTAACCAAGTGACTTGGCGGAATAATTTTCAATGGACTCAAACTAATTCTATTGGTTTTGGTGCGGAATATTTAAATAATGATGTGAGTGATTCAGATACGGTTTATGAAGTGCAAGAACGCGATAATAAAGCGGCTTATTTAACACTGGGTCATAATGGCAGTGTTCTTCAATTGGAAGGCAGTGTTCGTTTTGATGATAACGAACAGTTTGGGGATAAAACGACATGGCAACTCGGAGCGGGTTGGCAGTTTATTCAATCATTAAGGTTAACGGCAAATGTAGGCACAGG includes:
- the sthA gene encoding Si-specific NAD(P)(+) transhydrogenase; protein product: MMDSTHFDVIVIGSGPGGEGAAMGLAKAGLHVAIIEKESSVGGGCTHWGTIPSKALRHAVSRIIEFNNNPLFCKNNTSLTASFSNILDHAKTVIDKQTRLRQGFYDRNSCTLLFGQASFTGPNSISVAQVDGTTEQYTADKFVIATGSRPYQPQDVDFTHERIYNSDTILNLKHDPRHIIIYGAGVIGCEYASIFRGLEVKTDLINTRDRLLAFLDNETSDALSYHFWNSGVVIRNDETYSKIEGTDDGVIVHLESGKKMKADCLLYANGRTGNTDTLNLELVGLKPDSRGQLTVNHGYQTEVEHVYAVGDVIGYPSLASAAYDQGRFVAQAIAKGKADTFLIEDIPTGIYTIPEISSVGKTEQELTAAKVPYEVGRASFKHLARAQIAGKDIGSLKILFHRDTKQILGIHCFGERAAEIIHIGQAIMEQKGPANTIEYFVNTTFNYPTMAEAYRVAALNGLNRLF
- the trmA gene encoding tRNA (uridine(54)-C5)-methyltransferase TrmA; translated protein: MANLTHDTISYAQQLEDKLHRLGDMFGDFITPEIEVFESPEQHYRMRAEFRVWHEGEDMYYIMFDQATRQKYRVDQFPTASRLINDLMPLLMDAMKGCPILRTKLFQVDFLSTLSGEVLVSLLYHRQLDDAWQQEARRLKQRLNEEGFNLDLIGRARKMKLVMDRDYVVEKLQVNGKPYIYQQVENSFTQPNGIVAQKMLEWAVDCTQDSQGDLLELYCGNGNFSLALAQNFERVLATELAKPSVDSAQYNIQANHIDNVQIIRMSAEDFTDAMEGKREFRRLKDNGIDLTSYNCNTIFVDPPRSGMDEGTCKMVQGYERIMYISCNPETLKDNLSILAQTHNITRFALFDQFPFTHHMEVGVFLERKTA
- a CDS encoding TonB-dependent receptor domain-containing protein yields the protein MKTISFATGLTTVASCVLLAFPSYAQSSEATTDVMLVTATKRTEPITNLTSPVIEITKEEITQSQANTLFDVLRQLPGIQLTQNGGPNQPARVYVRGSGNVVVLFNGVRLGSATLGYSDISQIPLAGVQKIEYLRGSRAAVYGADATAGVINIMTNGTNTETTGSVKATGGSDGYQSYTGSVAMVPSDKAWVNITAQYQHSDGYNVAEFGSQDRDGYENSNVIADWGVQLDNNWLIRMNGYYHQGQTEYDYDPLWGLSADQNKTNNYSVNGQVIYTSERFVSNLTYANSEDKSKTQHNVPSSQTVTQTNQVTWRNNFQWTQTNSIGFGAEYLNNDVSDSDTVYEVQERDNKAAYLTLGHNGSVLQLEGSVRFDDNEQFGDKTTWQLGAGWQFIQSLRLTANVGTGFKAPTFNELYYPGWSNPDLNPEESTNYEVALEGEHNLLNWRLAGFYNDIDNRISCQSTYSTCENDNVVIQGIEWVGNFQTGPLYHQVSLEYLDPEDKDSGQDAVRIARQNYKWQVGYQADKWQTNLSYIYQGKRYDSGNTRLDAYSLVNLAASYDLTPNWVLAARIENLFDADYETAATYIEPERTYYGSIAYQF
- the fabR gene encoding HTH-type transcriptional repressor FabR gives rise to the protein MGIRAQQKEKTRRSLIDAAFGQLSADRGFSNLSLREVSREAGIAPTSFYRHFKDMDELGLVMVDEGGLLLRQLMRQARQRIVAEGSLIRTSVQTFMEFIKQSPNVFRLLLRERSGTSAEFRAAVAREVQHFGAELTEYLVRAGVEQELAAIQAEASVTIVFTSGAEALDLDEEARNVLAERMILQLRMLAKGTTLMKGSIKSSL